The Nostoc sp. 'Lobaria pulmonaria (5183) cyanobiont' genome window below encodes:
- a CDS encoding DUF3854 domain-containing protein yields the protein MINTTPLQQGSSALIAEYQPPNSQNRFQSFNEFQEFVETAFIDGSGIDPKLFKHCIEFHEDQEFDYGGEVTTPIHEALNWTFPRFTQQVKEPMYAAFFMNEDGTVWQAVVSLWDEDRQRPYRYMAPKENGDRVYLPPVPQSTRKRIASRYGVEVPTDGSFWEWVETATIPRIIGEGGKKGLSMLSQGYVPLPLYGCSSGGREKLIPDLKRFNQEDAIWLFALDRDTKEKTRHRVNAAKRDLGNVLDRDGFKTYREDIVWSSEDGKGVDDLMVNKGFGAFDSAYNRAIARLEKQFHPNSTSNSKEEKHKNPPPDQMAKKIAEDYRQLLAFDNETKQWRRYAADFDGVWSNESPEYVESIVYKILGNEGAYNFGPDYVTGVVKILRHELIERQWNQVSSRDFLPFLNGVAEVKTGDLLPHSPKYRLTWCLPRDYSALGGSWENINAFLEHLAAGNADIKELLICYCNAVIKGRYDLQKFLHLIGLGGTGKGTFTRLLTELIGKQNVLVTNLPIWCTNQFEGANAFGKRLIIFPDEDPYRGTIGRFLSLTGEDQVRAEEKRQKSFNFDYQGMTLVVSNFPVFSGGSSSRAKRRTITVPCNNTVPEAKRQQLSTVFEPELAAFTNYLLSISDERVTAVLRGKKEIPECTLEFWNNQMKGDSVAAWINDKIIYDVNAITSIGNDRNEGANGEQVQTLFGSYVRHCQASGDLPKSSKVFTPDLVELCHTILKWPVLKHHTKTGKYIKGLRLRTALDVENPTYDYLLMERVTGGDGSGDGSGDGSGDGSEPLPDNKVTDSADATPTYIEEKTEQADQVLITNEPESDVYNALPLQAAITRPAKCRYYQIVEVKPFIFKIETDFGTVSVSAEPYHRFGTGESKIWFEFQTPEGQTLTKSIKADPSQRALPRLAKECNVIQQWQERRRKDFSSKIETCKFKVRILGEEDYEWIDDCILQDIPNSPSSTHFTFKTPNNTVITVYFGEFEETQGIKRDRTSTLERDRL from the coding sequence ATGATTAACACAACTCCCTTGCAGCAAGGTTCTTCGGCGCTAATTGCTGAATATCAGCCGCCTAATTCTCAAAATAGATTCCAATCATTTAATGAGTTTCAAGAGTTCGTTGAAACTGCCTTTATCGATGGCAGTGGTATAGATCCAAAGCTGTTTAAACACTGCATCGAATTTCATGAAGACCAGGAATTTGACTATGGCGGTGAAGTCACTACCCCCATTCATGAGGCATTAAATTGGACGTTTCCCCGATTTACCCAACAAGTCAAAGAGCCAATGTACGCCGCTTTCTTCATGAACGAAGACGGCACAGTTTGGCAAGCTGTTGTCTCCCTCTGGGACGAAGACCGTCAGAGACCTTACCGTTATATGGCTCCCAAGGAAAATGGCGATCGCGTTTATCTCCCACCAGTTCCCCAATCTACCAGAAAACGCATTGCTTCCCGGTATGGGGTAGAAGTGCCAACAGACGGCAGTTTCTGGGAATGGGTTGAAACTGCTACAATTCCCCGCATTATCGGCGAAGGGGGCAAAAAGGGATTATCCATGCTTTCTCAGGGTTACGTCCCGCTACCTTTATATGGCTGTAGCTCCGGCGGCAGAGAGAAATTAATTCCTGATTTGAAACGATTCAACCAGGAAGATGCTATCTGGCTGTTTGCCCTAGACCGTGACACCAAAGAAAAAACCAGACATCGGGTTAACGCTGCCAAACGAGATTTAGGAAATGTCCTAGACAGGGATGGATTTAAGACCTACAGAGAAGATATTGTCTGGTCATCAGAAGATGGCAAAGGAGTAGACGACCTGATGGTAAACAAAGGATTTGGGGCTTTTGACTCGGCTTACAATCGTGCTATAGCAAGATTAGAGAAGCAATTTCACCCCAACAGCACATCAAATTCCAAGGAAGAGAAACACAAAAACCCGCCCCCTGACCAGATGGCGAAAAAAATAGCCGAAGATTACCGCCAACTGCTGGCATTTGACAACGAGACCAAGCAATGGCGCAGATACGCGGCTGACTTCGATGGCGTGTGGTCTAATGAATCGCCGGAATACGTGGAATCAATTGTTTATAAGATTCTCGGCAATGAAGGCGCTTACAATTTTGGGCCTGATTATGTCACAGGTGTAGTCAAAATACTCCGTCACGAACTTATTGAGCGCCAGTGGAATCAAGTCTCATCCCGCGATTTTCTCCCCTTTCTCAACGGAGTAGCAGAAGTTAAGACAGGTGATTTGTTGCCGCACTCACCAAAGTATCGGCTGACCTGGTGTCTACCAAGGGATTATTCGGCTCTTGGTGGAAGCTGGGAAAATATCAACGCCTTCCTAGAACACCTGGCGGCTGGTAATGCTGATATCAAAGAGCTACTAATTTGCTACTGCAACGCTGTCATTAAAGGACGGTACGACTTACAGAAATTCCTTCACCTGATTGGATTGGGTGGAACGGGCAAGGGAACATTTACCAGATTGCTAACTGAATTGATTGGCAAGCAAAATGTTTTAGTAACTAATCTTCCCATCTGGTGTACAAACCAATTCGAGGGAGCAAACGCTTTTGGCAAGCGGCTGATCATCTTCCCTGACGAAGATCCTTACAGAGGAACCATAGGACGATTTCTCAGTTTGACTGGTGAAGACCAGGTTAGAGCCGAAGAAAAAAGACAGAAATCTTTCAACTTTGACTACCAGGGAATGACCCTAGTAGTTTCAAATTTTCCCGTTTTCAGTGGCGGCAGCAGCAGCCGCGCCAAACGGCGAACCATCACTGTTCCCTGTAACAACACTGTTCCCGAAGCCAAGCGGCAACAACTATCTACCGTATTTGAACCAGAATTAGCGGCATTCACCAACTACTTGCTTTCTATTAGTGACGAGCGCGTTACCGCAGTCCTCAGAGGTAAAAAAGAAATCCCAGAATGTACCTTGGAATTCTGGAACAACCAAATGAAGGGCGATTCCGTAGCAGCCTGGATCAACGACAAAATTATTTACGATGTCAACGCTATTACTTCAATTGGAAACGACAGAAACGAGGGTGCAAATGGTGAACAGGTTCAAACCTTGTTTGGCTCCTATGTCCGCCATTGCCAAGCTTCTGGCGATTTGCCCAAGAGTAGCAAGGTTTTCACCCCGGATTTAGTAGAACTTTGCCACACCATCCTGAAATGGCCAGTATTGAAACACCATACTAAGACTGGCAAATATATCAAGGGACTACGGCTAAGAACCGCCTTAGATGTAGAAAATCCAACATACGATTACTTACTTATGGAACGGGTGACGGGTGGTGACGGGTCAGGTGACGGGTCAGGTGACGGGTCAGGTGACGGGTCGGAACCCTTGCCAGATAACAAGGTGACGGATAGTGCTGATGCAACCCCAACTTATATAGAGGAAAAAACCGAGCAGGCAGATCAGGTTTTAATAACCAATGAACCAGAAAGCGATGTCTACAACGCGCTACCCCTACAGGCTGCTATCACCCGTCCGGCAAAGTGCCGCTATTATCAAATAGTTGAAGTTAAACCCTTCATCTTTAAAATCGAAACAGACTTTGGGACGGTCAGCGTCAGCGCTGAACCCTATCACCGTTTTGGAACGGGTGAGAGCAAAATCTGGTTTGAATTCCAAACTCCCGAAGGACAGACACTAACGAAGAGTATTAAGGCAGACCCAAGTCAAAGAGCGCTGCCCAGATTAGCCAAAGAATGCAACGTGATCCAACAGTGGCAGGAGAGGCGAAGAAAGGATTTCAGTTCCAAAATTGAAACTTGCAAGTTCAAAGTAAGAATTTTAGGAGAGGAAGATTACGAGTGGATTGATGATTGCATTCTTCAAGATATACCCAATTCGCCATCTAGCACCCATTTCACCTTCAAAACTCCTAACAACACAGTCATCACTGTTTACTTTGGGGAGTTTGAGGAGACGCAAGGAATAAAACGCGATCGCACTTCTACCTTGGAGAGAGATCGCTTGTAA
- a CDS encoding KGK domain-containing protein: MSHRQKLSKLIDERKKFSDEKYRFDFSDQNGFSFDDEDVVSGFSCPAFDMPPMLKFRNLIQAIFSWIGGKNSYSNAESQWFSEEGCKCEILLVKGGGWQKGRFRFRLEFIPDNPEAFLKNYPPEDEKPQSPLDDLRSQLNPE, translated from the coding sequence ATGAGTCACAGACAGAAATTATCGAAATTGATTGATGAGCGTAAAAAATTTAGCGACGAGAAATATAGATTCGACTTCAGCGATCAAAATGGATTTAGTTTTGACGATGAAGACGTTGTATCTGGTTTTTCTTGTCCAGCTTTTGATATGCCGCCTATGCTTAAATTTCGCAATCTTATACAAGCCATTTTTTCCTGGATAGGTGGGAAGAATAGTTATTCTAATGCTGAGTCCCAATGGTTTTCGGAAGAGGGCTGTAAATGTGAGATTTTGCTGGTTAAAGGTGGAGGCTGGCAGAAGGGAAGATTCCGTTTTCGGCTAGAATTCATCCCTGATAACCCAGAAGCTTTTTTGAAAAATTATCCTCCAGAAGATGAAAAACCACAGTCACCATTAGATGATCTCCGATCGCAACTGAATCCCGAATAG
- a CDS encoding site-specific integrase translates to MNKDMWISVDKRSSRLIIRFSLPGFKRQFFMGTRLLDTPSNRELVRRKRNLIAADIALERFDPTLNSYRFRTAQETEALTLQKLEEESSYSLQELWERFTEFKASQVEKTTILVKYQRIANYISRFPTQSTEDAAKIRDWVLKNLSHYMAWETLNSLSRCCDWASDSGLISNNPFFKLKIPKPKNKSLDNDYKAFTLEQRDLIIQNFEEHSLFCHYAPLIKFLFWTGARPGEAFALTWGDISPDRCRIYIDKSCNLYRIHKGTKNGKKRIFPCESGSKLQKLLLDISPVVPQSAKLVFVSKTGRPMTSSIMFSFWNEWKSKSSTFKYLGLVKELANQNQVPYLKPYATRHTFATWAISSGVSPDKVALWIGDTVETVLTHYCHPEIVSAECPDF, encoded by the coding sequence ATGAACAAAGATATGTGGATTAGCGTTGATAAGCGCTCTAGCCGATTAATTATTCGGTTTTCTCTGCCAGGCTTCAAGCGGCAATTCTTTATGGGTACTAGACTCCTAGACACTCCCTCAAATCGGGAATTAGTCAGACGCAAGCGAAATTTAATCGCCGCAGATATTGCTTTAGAAAGATTTGATCCGACACTCAACAGCTATCGGTTTCGGACTGCCCAAGAAACAGAGGCATTGACGCTTCAAAAGCTAGAAGAAGAATCTTCCTACAGCTTACAAGAACTTTGGGAGCGCTTTACTGAATTTAAGGCGAGTCAAGTTGAAAAAACCACAATTTTAGTCAAATACCAACGAATAGCTAATTACATTAGCCGATTTCCTACCCAGTCAACGGAGGATGCCGCCAAAATCCGAGATTGGGTTTTAAAAAACCTGTCCCATTATATGGCGTGGGAGACTTTAAACAGTCTTAGTCGCTGCTGCGATTGGGCAAGTGACTCAGGACTGATTTCTAATAACCCCTTTTTTAAACTCAAAATTCCTAAGCCCAAAAATAAATCCCTTGACAACGACTACAAAGCGTTCACCTTGGAGCAACGGGATTTGATTATTCAAAACTTTGAAGAACACTCCTTGTTCTGCCATTACGCCCCCTTGATAAAGTTCCTCTTTTGGACTGGGGCAAGACCTGGTGAAGCGTTTGCGTTGACTTGGGGTGATATCAGCCCTGACCGTTGCCGAATTTACATTGACAAATCGTGTAACCTTTACCGTATTCACAAGGGAACTAAAAATGGGAAGAAGCGAATATTCCCGTGTGAGAGCGGGTCAAAACTGCAAAAGTTGCTTTTGGATATTTCTCCAGTAGTCCCTCAATCTGCCAAATTGGTTTTTGTCAGTAAAACCGGCAGACCAATGACCAGTAGCATCATGTTTAGTTTTTGGAATGAATGGAAGTCAAAATCCAGTACCTTCAAATACCTGGGGCTAGTCAAAGAATTGGCAAATCAGAATCAAGTGCCCTACCTCAAACCCTACGCCACTCGTCACACCTTTGCCACATGGGCAATTAGCAGCGGCGTATCACCCGACAAAGTAGCACTGTGGATTGGGGATACTGTTGAAACGGTGCTAACGCACTACTGCCATCCAGAAATAGTCAGTGCTGAATGTCCAGACTTTTAA
- a CDS encoding collagen-like protein encodes MSTSNVIGSMQTALNCAGKCDCCDNLQQQINAINARLLNLKGLDENALKTSLKASLQPDILTAVAAAGVVTVNKLQPQIDAAKQKATDAFMEAVENTRKQRLLEIEARGTRDTATRAEKNAAEYARQMREAQAKATQLEGEQARLNRENKALQVSDTELRELERRNAREAERLAGVERKNAAKFNALESATDAAKKEAELAKGLSNQARNEVVTASAKASNAVTESAAASKAALNASLDANGLKQIVNGIGSRVDGLGRALATLETKVGTAITNAAKAVGISSEALAATGRLAGRILEIFQVIGTIFTLIEQLATLNVLGGRIDAVESGVVALGNDLSRVLGKLLGLQNRIGANESLTAEVKNIALNALGIGEAANLKAGAAQVTATRAQNFAQIANANAKTAQTTADGAVRNAGVANENATTAYKQGIKAEGIGEQAKRIAGDALGKAGVALTTALTAIALYQTVRSLRGLQGLRGLPGLPGQKGDKGDRGLTGAQGIPGTNGITTVVQIPGIPGRNGRNGTNGLPGRNGRNGIDVNPADIASLRALIVTQHATTRANINATTTGLVGGVKAFFTAQVAGVTTLITAIATNTYVEKALSVLTFAATVHNGLMLSNNLAQTLGTVIDQVLGFILPKGLDGTPISINGVLGKLAHEIIADTIGEANYKEISEDWAKANRIYQAGVNVFNQIGNAVGLVTAGMEVIGGNVAKIGNALKIWGVIGEKAYSWMNPQPNLKGKFFNFINTATEKANTIAMMVAIPIGISAAAVEINNSVGAVKKELDQENPKDDQGHPITDKLGNPLKWEPGVTVPDPTKTVIAQEQAKADSTNIIAATLEDIFDGSD; translated from the coding sequence ATGAGTACCTCCAACGTGATTGGAAGTATGCAAACAGCGCTTAATTGCGCTGGAAAATGTGATTGTTGTGATAATTTACAACAGCAGATAAATGCTATTAATGCTCGACTTTTAAACCTTAAAGGTCTTGATGAGAATGCCCTTAAAACATCACTTAAGGCGTCACTACAACCTGACATTCTTACTGCTGTAGCTGCGGCGGGTGTTGTTACCGTTAATAAACTTCAGCCACAAATTGATGCTGCTAAACAAAAAGCAACTGATGCTTTCATGGAAGCAGTCGAAAATACCAGAAAACAACGCTTACTTGAGATAGAGGCGAGGGGAACAAGAGATACCGCAACAAGGGCGGAAAAAAATGCTGCTGAATATGCCAGGCAGATGAGAGAAGCGCAAGCGAAAGCTACCCAACTCGAAGGCGAGCAAGCGCGATTAAACCGGGAAAACAAAGCTTTGCAAGTATCTGATACTGAATTAAGGGAATTGGAGCGGCGTAACGCGCGAGAAGCTGAACGACTGGCAGGCGTTGAGCGCAAAAATGCCGCGAAATTCAATGCTTTAGAGAGTGCTACCGATGCTGCCAAAAAAGAGGCGGAACTGGCGAAAGGACTTTCAAACCAGGCTAGAAACGAGGTTGTTACGGCAAGCGCGAAAGCATCAAATGCTGTCACTGAGTCCGCAGCGGCCTCAAAAGCAGCGCTAAACGCATCTCTTGACGCAAACGGTTTAAAGCAGATTGTCAACGGTATCGGTTCAAGGGTTGACGGGCTTGGTCGTGCGTTAGCAACACTGGAAACAAAGGTTGGCACTGCAATAACGAACGCTGCAAAAGCAGTGGGCATAAGCTCAGAAGCCCTTGCGGCGACAGGGCGATTAGCCGGTAGGATACTAGAGATTTTTCAAGTCATTGGTACGATATTCACGCTAATTGAGCAACTAGCGACACTGAATGTCCTTGGTGGCAGAATTGATGCAGTAGAAAGCGGTGTAGTAGCTTTAGGCAATGATTTATCCCGTGTTCTGGGTAAATTATTAGGGCTTCAGAATCGGATCGGCGCCAACGAGTCACTGACCGCAGAAGTAAAAAACATCGCCCTCAATGCCTTGGGTATTGGGGAAGCGGCAAACCTGAAAGCGGGTGCAGCACAAGTAACTGCAACACGCGCCCAAAATTTCGCACAAATCGCTAACGCCAACGCCAAGACGGCTCAAACAACTGCTGACGGTGCAGTTCGTAATGCTGGTGTCGCAAACGAGAATGCTACGACAGCCTACAAACAAGGCATCAAGGCAGAAGGTATTGGGGAACAAGCCAAGCGCATTGCAGGCGATGCACTAGGTAAAGCAGGTGTAGCACTTACTACGGCACTCACAGCGATCGCACTTTATCAAACAGTGAGGTCGTTAAGAGGGCTGCAAGGGTTGAGAGGTCTACCAGGCTTACCAGGGCAGAAAGGGGATAAAGGAGACAGAGGACTTACTGGAGCGCAAGGAATCCCAGGTACTAACGGCATCACCACAGTGGTACAAATTCCTGGTATACCCGGTCGTAATGGTAGAAACGGTACAAACGGATTACCTGGTCGTAACGGCAGGAATGGAATTGACGTGAATCCAGCAGATATCGCAAGTTTAAGAGCATTAATTGTAACCCAACACGCCACGACTAGAGCGAATATTAATGCAACGACCACAGGTTTAGTCGGTGGAGTTAAAGCATTTTTCACTGCCCAGGTAGCAGGTGTGACTACGCTGATTACTGCGATTGCAACCAATACTTATGTTGAAAAAGCGTTGTCAGTTTTAACTTTCGCAGCAACAGTTCATAATGGGTTGATGTTGTCAAACAACCTTGCTCAAACGCTGGGAACAGTCATAGATCAGGTATTGGGGTTCATATTACCAAAAGGTTTGGATGGTACTCCTATTAGCATTAACGGCGTTTTGGGAAAACTAGCCCACGAAATTATTGCTGATACCATTGGTGAAGCGAATTACAAAGAGATATCAGAAGATTGGGCAAAAGCAAATAGAATCTATCAAGCTGGTGTTAACGTTTTTAATCAAATTGGTAATGCAGTCGGGCTTGTCACTGCTGGAATGGAAGTAATTGGCGGCAATGTTGCCAAAATTGGAAATGCCCTTAAAATTTGGGGTGTGATTGGTGAAAAGGCTTATTCGTGGATGAATCCACAACCTAATCTCAAAGGTAAATTTTTCAATTTTATTAATACCGCTACAGAAAAAGCTAACACTATTGCGATGATGGTCGCCATCCCGATCGGAATATCGGCAGCAGCAGTTGAAATAAATAACAGTGTTGGGGCTGTCAAAAAAGAACTCGACCAAGAAAACCCTAAAGACGATCAAGGACACCCAATAACCGACAAATTAGGCAATCCCCTCAAATGGGAACCTGGGGTAACAGTGCCAGATCCAACAAAAACAGTAATAGCACAAGAACAAGCTAAAGCAGATAGTACAAATATTATTGCTGCAACATTAGAAGATATTTTTGATGGTAGTGACTAA
- a CDS encoding helix-turn-helix domain-containing protein has protein sequence MTEDKRSLTPMDLRKGAGLTQRQVAVALDKKVATISDWERGITKPRLTFSETKKLMEIYQCTLDELIKAYEDQALQPE, from the coding sequence ATGACAGAAGACAAAAGATCACTAACTCCAATGGATTTGAGAAAGGGTGCTGGCTTGACTCAAAGGCAAGTAGCCGTTGCTCTCGATAAAAAAGTCGCAACCATCAGTGATTGGGAAAGAGGAATAACAAAACCTCGGTTGACATTTTCCGAAACTAAAAAGCTGATGGAGATTTATCAATGCACACTTGATGAACTGATCAAAGCTTACGAAGATCAGGCATTACAACCTGAATAG